One window from the genome of Malacoplasma penetrans HF-2 encodes:
- the hprK gene encoding HPr(Ser) kinase/phosphatase — protein MNWKDVHKNFSNYKLESVGREKEIISNRVTRTGLEFADFFVHKDLKAVVLWGNDEYLYLKQFDEKLVKEKIEKIFQLTPPLVVLSRSFPAKGIILELAKKYDISILSTKESSADLTNYINTFLTEKLSKKEYLHGNLIELFGLGVLLMGKSGLGKSETSIELIKHGHMFIADDAIVCSNVFNKIIGRAPKRFFGFLEVRGLGIINASRVFGIEKVKESTQINVIIELVEFDPKVHTFERLGKDLQYKEILGVKIPYYLIPITPGKKTSDMIEVIVAQLKLMLSGYNSFKEMEEKSMEDDDE, from the coding sequence AAATTAGAAAGTGTTGGAAGAGAAAAAGAAATCATAAGTAATAGAGTTACAAGAACTGGATTAGAGTTTGCAGATTTCTTTGTACATAAAGATTTAAAAGCTGTTGTTCTTTGAGGTAATGATGAATACCTTTATTTAAAACAATTTGATGAAAAGTTAGTTAAAGAAAAAATTGAAAAAATTTTTCAGTTAACCCCTCCTCTTGTAGTTTTATCTAGATCTTTTCCTGCAAAAGGAATCATTTTAGAACTTGCTAAAAAATATGATATTAGTATTTTATCTACTAAAGAATCTTCTGCTGATTTAACAAATTATATTAATACTTTTTTAACTGAAAAACTTTCTAAAAAAGAATACCTACATGGAAACTTAATTGAGTTATTTGGATTAGGTGTATTGTTAATGGGCAAATCAGGATTGGGAAAATCTGAGACATCAATTGAATTAATTAAGCATGGACATATGTTTATAGCAGATGATGCAATTGTGTGTAGTAATGTTTTCAATAAAATAATTGGACGTGCTCCAAAAAGATTCTTTGGTTTTTTAGAAGTTAGGGGATTAGGGATAATTAATGCTTCTAGAGTTTTTGGGATTGAAAAAGTTAAAGAATCTACTCAAATTAATGTGATTATTGAACTTGTAGAATTCGATCCAAAAGTTCACACTTTTGAAAGATTAGGAAAAGATTTACAGTATAAAGAGATTTTAGGTGTTAAAATACCTTATTATCTAATTCCTATCACACCTGGTAAAAAAACAAGTGACATGATTGAAGTTATAGTGGCACAACTAAAACTAATGTTGTCTGGATATAACTCATTTAAGGAAATGGAAGAAAAATCAATGGAAGATGACGATGAATAA